In Ascochyta rabiei chromosome 18, complete sequence, one DNA window encodes the following:
- a CDS encoding RNA helicase, producing the protein MADGIDRNADEKMEFSTSKEVTVAPTFEAMHLKENLLRGIYAYGYESPSAVQSRAIVQVCKGRDTIAQAQSGTGKTATFSISILQVIDTAVRETQALVLSPTRELATQIQSVIMGLGDYMNVQCHACIGGTNVGEDIRKLDYGQHVVSGTPGRVADMIRRRNLRTRNIKMLVLDEADELLNRGFREQIYDVYRYLPPATQVVVVSATLPYDVLEMTTKFMTDPVRILVKRDELTLEGLKQYFIAIEKEEWKFDTLCDLYDTLTITQAVIFCNTRRKVDWLTDKMREANFTVSSMHGDMPQRERDSIMQDFRQANSRVLISTDVWARGIDVQQVSLVINYDLPSNRENYIHRIGRSGRFGRKGVAINFVTQDDVRILRDIELYYSTQIDEMPMNVADLLA; encoded by the exons ATGGCGGACGGAATCGACCGAAATGCGGACGAGAAGATGGAGTTCTCCACGTCCAAGGAGGTCACAGTGGCGCCGACCTTCGAGGCCATGCACCTGAAGGAAAACCTGCTGCGCGGTATCTACGCCTACGGTTACGAGTCGCCCTCTGCTGTCCAGTCACGTGCTATCGTCCAGGTCTGCAAAGGTCGCGACACCATCGCCCAGGCGCAGTCCGGAACGGGAAAGACAGCGACCTTCTCCATCTCCATTCTCCAGGTCATCGACACTGCGGTGCGCGAGACACAGG CGCTCGTGCTTTCCCCCACTCGTGAACTTGCGACCCAGATTCAGTCGGTCATCATGGGTCTTGGCGACTACATGAACGTGCAGTGCCACGCCTGCATTGGAGGCACAAACGTCGGCGAGGATATTCGCAAACTGGACTATGGCCAACACGTCGTCTCTGGAACGCCTGGACGTGTCGCCGATATGATCCGCCGCCGCAATCTGCGCACTCGCAACATCAAGATGCTGGTTCTCGATGAGGCTGACGAACTCCTCAACCGTGGATTCCGCGAACAAATCTACGATGTATACCGCTACTTGCCTCCTGCGACACAGGTCGTTGTTGTCTCCGCCACCCTCCCCTACGACGTTTTGGAGATGACCACCAAATTCATGACCGACCCCGTTCGCATCCTTGTCAAGCGTGACGAGTTGACCCTGGAAGGCCTGAAGCAGTACTTTATTGCCATCGAGAAGGAGGAGTGGAAATTCGATACACTCTGCGATCTATACGATACCCTCACTATCACACAAGCTGTTATATTTTGCAACACCCGTCGCAAGGTCGACTGGCTGACCGACAAGATGCGCGAGGCTAACTTCACGGTCTCATCTATGCACGGAGACATGCCGCAGAGGGAGCGTGACAGCATTATGCAGGATTTCCGCCAGGCCAACTCGCGTGTACTGATTTCGACTGACGTTTGGGCCCGTGGTATCGACGTTCAGCAGGTTTCGCTGGTCATTAATTACGATCTGCCTTCCAACCGTGAGAACTACATCCACAGGATCGGCCGATCTGGACGTTTTGGACGTAAGGGTGTGGCTATCAACTTCGTCACCCAGGACGATGTCCGAATTCTTCGCGACATCGAGT TGTACTACTCAACCCAGATCGACGAGATGCCCATGAACGTTGCAGACCTCCTGGCTTAA
- a CDS encoding DNA ligase (ATP), with translation MLLDEQRQIHEDLERLEDAVAERLLEDPPHIRDRLARDHDIGRFLEQIETQSSRLLAIYEDAEGKKDDEVRNLTHGDPMESFMKEIASVKDFHRRYPNEPVENLEKAYKKRSPEDQAQSIAAIDSMFTGEEGFGRFFDLTTLHEQYLNLSVHQHARRLTYLQYLDLFDVFTGPQCSIRRDQKKSEPYFQYLKALQEYLESFMRRTKPLENLDKLFASFDKEFDESWEKDQIPGWEKNVPSSAPTNGDAPGEGIWCAACQKGFTKETVFEAHLTGKKHKKAVQASESNTTPAQTNGASSDIQRFKERAVAEREFKIKKLAAAMQTERGDTKVNVERKQGMTERERQQELEQLYAEQPAEGAKDDADDSDEEDKIYNPLKLPLAWDGKPIPFWLYKLHGLGVEFPCEICGNFVYMGRRAFDKHFNEPRHIHGLKCLGITNTTLFREITSIQEAEALWKKIQKDKKREKTAAENVVEMEDTEGNVMPEKVYRDLAAAGML, from the exons ATGCTTCTGGACGAACAGCGTCAGATCCACGAGGACCTAGAGCGCCTCGAAGATGCCGTTGCCGAGCGCCTTCTGGAAGATCCACCCCAT ATCCGCGACCGTCTAGCACGTGACCACGACATTGGGCGATTCCTCGAACAGATAGAAACACAGTCCAGCCGGTTACTAGCCATCTACGAAGATGCCGAAGGCAAGAAAGATGACGAGGTCCGCAACCTCACTCACGGCGACCCTATGGAGTCTTTCATGAAAGAGATCGcgtctgttaaggacttCCACCGCCGATACCCCAACGAACCCGTCGAGAACCTAGAGAAGGCATACAAGAAGCGGTCGCCCGAGGACCAGGCACAGTCTATTGCGGCCATTGACTCCATGTTTACTGGAGAGGAGGGCTTTGGGCGCTTTTTCGATCTGACCACACTTCACGAACAATATCTGAATTTGTCTGTCCACCAACACGCACGCCGCCTGACCTACCTACAGTACCTAGATCTGTTCGACGTCTTCACTGGCCCACAATGTAGCATTCGGCGCGACCAGAAAAAGTCAGAGCCCTACTTCCAGTATTTGAAGGCACTACAAGAGTACCTTGAGAGCTTTATGCGCCGAACGAAACCTCTGGAGAACCTGGACAAGCTCTTTGCAAGCTTCGACAAGGAATTCGACGAGTCGTGGGAGAAAGACCAGATTCCAGGATGGGAGAAGAACGTGCCATCGTCAGCGCCGACAAATGGCGATGCGCCGGGCGAGGGCATCTGGTGCGCTGCATGCCAGAAAGGCTTCACAAAAGAGACGGTTTTCGAGGCACATTTGACAGGAAAGAAGCACAAAAAGGCCGTGCAAGCGAGCGAGAGCAACACCACACCAGCACAGACAAACGGCGCATCATCAGACATCCAGCGGTTCAAGGAGCGAGCGGTTGCCGAGCGAGAGTTCAAGATCAAGAAGCTCGCTGCAGCCATGCAGACAGAGCGTGGCGATACCAAGGTCAACGTCGAGCGGAAGCAGGGCATGACAGAGCGTGAAAGACAGCAAGAGTTGGAACAGTTGTACGCTGAGCAACCAGCAGAAGGCGCCAAGGACGATGCGGATGATTCTGATGAAGAGGACAAAATTTACAACCCGCTGAAACTGCCGCTGGCCTGGGACGGCAAGCCTATTCCTTTCTGGCTGTACAAGCTCCACGGCCTAGGTGTTGAATTCCCCTGCGAGATCTGTGGTAACTTCGTGTACATGGGGCGGCGCGCTTTTGATAAGCACTTCAACGAACCTCGCCATATCCACGGTCTCAAGTGTCTGGGTATCACCAACACCACACTCTTCCGCGAGATCACTAGCATTCAAGAAGCTGAGGCGCTTTGGAAGAAGATTCAAAAGGACaagaaaagagagaagacAGCTGCCGAAAACGTGGTGGAGATGGAGGACACAGAAGGCAACGTCATGCCCGAAAAGGTCTACCGCGATTTGGCTGCTGCTGGCATGCTCTGA
- a CDS encoding Acetylxylan esterase, which produces MLLKSLSLLLAAVGTTQALTSNLTQIFNFGPNPRNVTGYIYVPANLPKNAPILVAPHWCHGTALDVFNYRSWASAGDTYGFISIYPDTPNAADQCWDVSSKQSLTHNGGGDALGIVSMVRWAIKKYDADASRVFVTGTSSGAMMTNVLLGSYPDVFAAGSAWAGVAFGCFAGDGYDVWSDACATGKIIKTGPEWAKIVKSAYPGYKGFRPKMQVFHGLNDTVLYPQNVKEEIKQWTSVFGISDKPTDVTPNTPLTGWTRYTYGKTGKFEAYTAEGVDHNIPNQDDLVLNYFDLKCKDKKCYSRKSG; this is translated from the coding sequence ATGCTCCTCAAATCTCTCAGTCTGCTCCTCGCAGCAGTAGGCACTACACAAGCTCTCACCTCCAACCTCACTCAGATTTTCAATTTTGGTCCAAATCCGCGGAACGTCACCGGATATATCTACGTCCCAGCAAATCTCCCCAAGAATGCTCCCATTCTTGTAGCACCCCACTGGTGCCACGGCACAGCTCTCGATGTCTTCAACTACCGTTCTTGGGCTTCTGCCGGCGACACATACGGATTCATCTCCATCTATCCCGATACCCCCAACGCCGCGGACCAATGCTGGGACGTCTCGAGCAAGCAATCACTCACGCACAATGGCGGCGGCGATGCACTCGGCATTGTTTCGATGGTACGCTGGGCAATCAAGAAGTACGACGCAGATGCCTCCCGCGTATTCGTTACGGGCACAAGCTCTGGTGCCATGATGACAAACGTGCTGCTCGGTAGCTACCCCGACGTGTTCGCAGCCGGCAGTGCATGGGCAGGCGTCGCTTTCGGGTGTTTCGCCGGCGATGGTTATGATGTTTGGAGCGACGCGTGTGCGACAGGCAAGATCATCAAGACTGGTCCTGAGTGGGCGAAGATCGTCAAGAGTGCGTATCCAGGCTACAAGGGGTTCAGGCCAAAGATGCAGGTATTCCATGGGTTGAACGACACGGTTCTGTATCCGCAGAATGTAAAGGAGGAGATCAAGCAGTGGACCAGTGTGTTTGGAATCAGTGATAAGCCTACGGACGTAACACCAAACACTCCTTTGACGGGCTGGACGAGGTATACGTATGGTAAGACTGGCAAATTTGAGGCTTACACTGCGGAGGGTGTGGATCACAACATTCCCAACCAGGACGATTTAGTGCTCAACTACTTCGACCTCAAGTGCAAAGACAAGAAGTGCTACTCGAGGAAGAGCGGTTGA